One Tenebrio molitor chromosome 2, icTenMoli1.1, whole genome shotgun sequence genomic region harbors:
- the LOC138123630 gene encoding uncharacterized protein: protein MPSTYKRKTDRQSWSEEAMSRALEALRNGTCGYLKAAKQFNVPKSTLERRFKNKNKQALDHSKQLGSRKLTFPMELEKQLVDYVKNMEAMLYGLTTRSIRSLAYQIAVRNNIVHHFNNETKLAGWHWLHSFLKRNNLSLRSPEATSAARAQGFNREAVGSFFDILKSLQEKHNFPPSRIFNVDETGITTVQSRPSKIIAARGRKQVGSLTSAERGELTTVVICMSPSGIFVPPMLIFPRVRMKPQFADGTPPGSLSVCHKSGWMQLELFEKWFDHFVHHTQTSKSNPVLLILDGHKTHTQNIATIEKARQNGVTILCLPPHTSHRMQPLDVSFMGPLTTFYTQEVEIWLRNHPGRRITINEVGSLFAKAYLRGSTPLNAINGFKKTGLYPLDHTVFTEDMYAAALPTSYDPPQNNDSTENDAVAAVSPEMEDAMEQIQRDFVRESTPDEQIITQVEKPSTSSMCNLISPETIAPYPKAKNVKLSKKKVSRKGKAAILTSTPYKEELEKSLVQKNRKNNADKMKTNRITFKNKNAANNSSSKGKKQESNVTKARVSRTQSSSSESDVDVECLFCGNNYSKDHCGEGWIMCCRCGKWAHDECAGVESDDDDEFTCDICLQK, encoded by the coding sequence aTGCCTTCCACTTATAAACGAAAAACCGACCGCCAATCTTGGTCCGAAGAAGCTATGTCTAGGGCACTAGAGGCGTTGCGAAATGGAACATGTGGTTACTTAAAAGCTGCTAAACAATTTAATGTTCCAAAGTCGACTTTAGAAAGgcgttttaaaaacaaaaataaacaggcACTTGACCATTCAAAACAACTGGGGAGCAGAAAATTAACGTTTCCAATGGAACTAGAGAAACAGTTAGTAGATTATGTTAAAAACATGGAAGCTATGTTATATGGACTAACAACAAGAAGTATTCGAAGTCTTGCGTATCAAATTGCTGTTAGAAATAATATCGTTCAtcactttaataatgaaaCTAAGTTGGCAGGATGGCACTGGTTACATTCCTTTCTGAAGAGAAACAATTTGTCTCTTCGCAGTCCTGAAGCAACTTCTGCGGCAAGAGCGCAAGGCTTCAACCGAGAAGCAGTTGgctcattttttgatattttgaaaTCGCTCCAAGAGAAACATAATTTCCCGCCATCAAGAATATTTAACGTGGACGAAACAGGTATCACTACTGTCCAATCTCGACCATCAAAAATTATTGCTGCCAGAGGAAGAAAACAAGTAGGCTCCCTAACATCAGCCGAACGTGGGGAGTTAACGACTGTAGTAATTTGTATGAGTCCAAGTGGCATTTTTGTCCCACCTATGCTAATTTTTCCTCGAGTGCGAATGAAACCTCAATTTGCTGATGGAACTCCGCCAGGTTCACTATCAGTTTGCCATAAATCTGGGTGGATGCAATTAGAGTTGTTTGAGAAATGGTTTGATCATTTCGTTCATCACACTCAAACTTCGAAAAGTAATCCAGTATTACTCATACTGGATGGGCATAAAACACACACCCAAAATATAGCAACGATAGAAAAAGCACGGCAGAATGGAgtaacaattttatgtttaCCACCGCATACCAGTCACCGTATGCAGCCGCTCGACGTTTCGTTTATGGGGCCACTCACCACTTTTTATACTCAAGAAGTGGAAATATGGTTGAGAAACCATCCAGGACGCCGCATTACTATAAACGAAGTTGGATCTTTGTTCGCTAAAGCATATCTAAGAGGCTCAACACCTTTAAACGCCATTAATGGTTTTAAGAAAACTGGATTATATCCATTGGACCACACAGTATTTACAGAAGATATGTATGCTGCAGCTTTGCCAACTAGTTATGACCCACCTCAAAACAATGACAGTACTGAAAATGATGCAGTTGCAGCTGTGTCACCTGAAATGGAAGATGCAATGGAACAAATTCAACGTGACTTTGTAAGAGAGTCTACACCAGATGAGCAAATAATCACTCAAGTTGAAAAACCATCAACTAGCAGCATGTGCAATTTAATCAGTCCTGAAACAATTGCTCCATATCCGAAAGCTAAGAATGTAAAGCTATCAAAAAAGAAAGTCAGCAGAAAGGGTAAAGCTGCAATCCTTACCAGTACCCCTTATAAAGAAGAGTTAGAAAAATCCCTGGTtcagaaaaacagaaaaaataatgcagacaaaatgaaaacgaatagaataactttcaaaaacaaaaacgctGCAAACAACAGCTCATCGAAAGGTAAGAAACAGGAGTCTAATGTGACCAAAGCACGAGTATCAAGGACCCAATCCAGTAGCAGCGAATCTGACGTTGATGTGGAATGCCTGTTTTGCGGTAATAACTATTCTAAAGACCACTGCGGAGAAGGATGGATAATGTGCTGTCGTTGCGGCAAATGGGCCCATGATGAATGTGCAGGTGTAGAAAGTGATGATGATGACGAATTCACATGTGATATTTGCctacaaaaataa
- the LOC138123631 gene encoding uncharacterized protein, translating into MTRNESEIRFWLKNILTEENLDDFSVNILENAAKGEGHVGDIVFISLTSAEFPKEYHLVLKCSKRNKTLRETTPDKECFTNEIYVYNTVFPVFTQFQRKHQIKNPFDSVPKYYGKFMNENIEVLVFDNVKNAGYSLWNKKNPLTRKHINMVVKEYSKFHAVSFAMQDQHPEQFEELNSGLQEVLKMVLKSNGLDGMFMKCIDEVSDLLKGDLDDNILSTWKNFKSQMNYIFYDMCKEPDVKKVIIHGDCWNNNYMFKYAADNQTLPVEVAILDWQTSTYSSPIIDLSHFLFACISKEDIEDLDEILRLYHKSLTSHLSRMGSDSNLLYPMDTFLQDWKKYSRFGAALSSLVFKVSVTESEEVIDFTETNENGGDVSSPFSYDVKDKASYKNRARHVVKYVVENGLI; encoded by the exons ATGACTAGAAACGAGAGTGAAATTCGTTTctggttaaaaaatattttaactgaaGAAAACCTTGATGATTTTTCCGTGAATATATTGGAAAATGCTGCAAAAGGTGAGGGACACGTTGGAGATATAGTGTTTATTAGTCTGACTAGTGCTGAGTTTCCAAAGGAATACCATCTTGTGTTAAAATGCAGCAAACGAAATAAAACTTTGAGAGAAACAACTCCAGACAAAGAATGTTTTACTAATGAAATCTACGTATACAATACAGTGTTTCCTGTTTTTACTCAGTTTCAACGCAAACATCAAATCAAGAATCCTTTTGACAGTGTTCCAAAATATTACGGTAAATTTATGAACGAAAATATAGAGGTTCTAGTTTTTGATAATGTGAAAAATGCTGGTTATTCCTTGTGGAACAAGAAGAATCCATTGACGAGAAAACATATAAATATGGTTGTCAAGGAATATAGTAAATTTCATGCTGTTTCTTTTGCGATGCAAGATCAGCATCCAGAGCAATTCGAAGAATTAAATAGCGGATTGCAGGAAGTTCTTAAAATGGTTTTGAAATCAAATGGTTTAGACGGCATGTTTATGAAATGTATTGACGAGGTATCTGACTTGTTGAAAGGTGACCTCGATGACAATATTTTAAGCACATGGAAAAACTTTAAAAGCCAAATGAATTATATTTTCTATGACATGTGCAAAGAACCAGACGTAAAAAAAGTAATCATCCATGGGGACTGTTGGAATAACAATTACATGTTTAAGTACGCT GCTGACAACCAAACCCTGCCGGTAGAAGTAGCAATTTTGGACTGGCAAACATCAACTTATTCTTCGCCGATTATCGATCTGTCACACTTTTTATTTGCTTGTATATCCAAAGAAGACATAGAAGATTTAGATGAGATTTTGCGACTCTACCACAAGTCTTTAACGTCGCATTTAAGTAGAATGGGTTCCGATTCTAATTTGTTATATCCGATGGACACGTTTTTACAAGATTGGAAGAAATACAGTAGATTCGGTGCCGCACTGAGCAGTCTAGTCTTTAAGGTTTCTGTAACGGAATCAGAAGAGGTGATTGATTTCACCGAAACAAACGAAAATGGAGGGGATGTTAGTTCACCATTTTCGTACGATGTTAAAGACAAAGCCAGTTATAAGAATAGAGCAAGGCATGTAGTAAAGTATGTAGTGGAAAATGGTCTTatataa